The Flavobacterium piscisymbiosum genome includes a region encoding these proteins:
- a CDS encoding type III pantothenate kinase has translation MILTIDVGNTRIKAAVFEESTVLENFVFEKNELEEKIKKILKKFSNCSDLVVASVGKIEKESFLAFEKELNVHFFTHEDVFPFVNKYATPKTLGIDRMILASGATLQFPKQNRLVIDAGTCITYDFIDENDNYLGGAISPGLRLRYEALHNYTAKLPLLTFETPEHYIGNSTKQAIHSGVVNGFVYEIDGFIDEYRANFSNFIIILTGGDAVFLAKRLKNTIFANSNFLLESLNQTFQYKNRQ, from the coding sequence ATGATTTTAACAATTGATGTTGGTAATACTCGAATTAAAGCTGCTGTTTTTGAGGAGAGTACTGTTCTTGAAAATTTTGTTTTTGAGAAAAATGAGCTTGAAGAAAAAATTAAAAAAATTTTAAAAAAATTTTCAAACTGCTCCGATTTGGTCGTTGCATCGGTTGGAAAAATCGAAAAAGAATCTTTTTTGGCTTTCGAAAAAGAATTAAATGTTCATTTTTTTACTCATGAAGATGTTTTTCCTTTCGTAAATAAATATGCGACTCCAAAAACGTTAGGAATCGACAGGATGATTTTGGCTTCAGGAGCAACTTTGCAATTTCCGAAACAAAACAGGTTGGTTATTGATGCCGGAACTTGCATTACCTACGATTTTATCGACGAAAATGACAATTATTTGGGCGGAGCGATTTCTCCGGGTTTAAGATTACGATATGAGGCACTGCATAACTACACGGCCAAGCTGCCTTTGCTGACTTTTGAAACACCGGAACATTATATAGGGAACTCAACAAAACAGGCCATTCATTCGGGAGTTGTAAATGGGTTCGTCTATGAGATTGATGGTTTTATCGATGAATATCGGGCAAACTTTTCAAATTTTATAATAATTTTAACGGGAGGAGATGCAGTTTTTTTGGCTAAACGATTAAAAAATACCATATTTGCCAATTCAAATTTCCTTTTAGAAAGTTTGAACCAAACATTTCAATATAAAAATCGACAATGA
- the lptC gene encoding LPS export ABC transporter periplasmic protein LptC, which translates to MNLPKRYIIAVVTVFTVTLFFGCESNFKEVQKINFSEFVPGSDADTVNIKYTDSGRITGVLKSRKMLDYSNLNFPFTEFPKGIDVTLYDKNQKRTFIVSNYAVSYKLTGIIDLQGKVKITSETGQMLETEQLYFDQKNEWFYTERKFKLTDAKGISYGQGIDFSKDFKVINSQRVSGEFESDEQL; encoded by the coding sequence ATGAATTTACCAAAGAGATATATTATAGCCGTTGTCACAGTTTTTACTGTGACACTGTTTTTTGGATGTGAAAGTAATTTTAAAGAAGTTCAAAAAATTAACTTCTCAGAGTTTGTTCCAGGAAGTGATGCGGATACAGTTAATATAAAATACACCGATTCCGGACGTATTACCGGAGTTTTGAAAAGCCGGAAAATGTTGGATTATTCTAATTTGAATTTTCCATTTACCGAATTTCCAAAAGGAATTGATGTTACTTTATACGATAAAAACCAAAAACGTACCTTTATAGTATCAAATTATGCTGTTTCGTATAAGCTAACAGGTATAATAGATTTGCAGGGAAAGGTTAAAATTACTTCAGAAACAGGACAAATGCTTGAAACAGAGCAGTTGTATTTTGATCAGAAAAACGAATGGTTTTATACCGAAAGAAAGTTCAAACTTACGGATGCTAAAGGTATTTCGTATGGACAGGGAATTGATTTTAGCAAAGATTTTAAAGTGATTAATTCGCAGCGTGTTAGCGGTGAATTTGAATCAGATGAACAATTATAA
- a CDS encoding hemolysin family protein: MEISIIILCLILSAFFSGMEIAFISSNKIYLEIEKKQDNFLSGILTKLTENPSKFIAAMLIGNNVALVVYGFFMGDLILRCIVDLGFHFSDVTSLVVQTIISTFIVLLTAEFFPKVFFQIYANSLIKIFAIPAYLFYRLFYYISTFFIWISDFVLRKFFKTEGDQVQLYFSKIELGNYITEQMNSVEDDEEVDSEIQIFQNALEFSGVKARDIMTPRTEIVDIDLFDSIEDLKALFIETGYSKIMVSQNSLDDIVGYVHSFDLFKKPKTIKSVLMTVEFVPETILIKDALNLLIKKRKNVAVVLDEYGGTSGIITIEDIVEELFGEIEDEHDSEEEELIEKELGEGRYLFSTRLDVEYLNETYKLNIPEEDSYGTLGGFIVDFTKEIPQKGEEIVIDSYHFVIEEATNKKIELVKLTIKE; the protein is encoded by the coding sequence ATGGAAATTAGTATTATAATACTATGTTTAATACTATCAGCCTTTTTTTCAGGAATGGAAATAGCTTTTATTTCCTCGAATAAAATTTATCTTGAAATCGAAAAAAAGCAGGATAATTTTTTATCAGGAATCCTGACCAAACTCACAGAAAATCCATCAAAATTTATCGCGGCAATGCTTATTGGTAACAATGTAGCGCTGGTTGTGTATGGTTTTTTTATGGGAGATTTAATTCTAAGATGTATTGTCGATTTAGGATTTCATTTTTCTGATGTGACGAGTTTAGTCGTTCAGACCATAATTTCGACTTTTATAGTTTTGCTAACAGCAGAATTTTTTCCAAAAGTATTTTTTCAGATATATGCCAATTCATTAATTAAAATTTTTGCAATTCCGGCCTATCTTTTTTATAGATTATTTTACTACATCTCTACTTTTTTTATCTGGATTTCGGATTTTGTTTTACGTAAATTTTTCAAAACAGAAGGCGATCAGGTGCAGTTGTATTTTAGTAAAATAGAACTGGGCAATTACATCACAGAACAAATGAATTCTGTTGAAGATGATGAAGAAGTCGATTCAGAAATTCAGATTTTCCAGAACGCATTAGAGTTCTCGGGTGTAAAAGCGCGGGATATTATGACTCCCCGTACAGAAATAGTCGACATCGATTTATTTGATAGCATTGAGGATCTTAAAGCGTTGTTTATAGAAACAGGCTATTCTAAAATCATGGTAAGTCAAAATTCGCTTGATGATATTGTGGGTTATGTGCATTCGTTTGATTTGTTTAAGAAACCCAAAACAATAAAGTCAGTTTTAATGACTGTTGAATTTGTTCCTGAGACCATTTTGATAAAAGATGCTTTGAATTTGTTGATTAAAAAGCGAAAAAATGTTGCGGTTGTTTTAGATGAATATGGCGGAACTTCCGGAATAATTACTATTGAAGATATAGTCGAAGAACTTTTTGGAGAGATTGAAGATGAACACGATTCAGAAGAAGAAGAACTTATTGAAAAAGAGTTAGGCGAAGGCAGGTATTTATTTTCAACCCGATTGGATGTTGAATATTTGAACGAGACATATAAGTTAAATATTCCTGAAGAAGATTCTTACGGAACTTTAGGAGGTTTTATTGTTGATTTTACAAAAGAAATCCCTCAAAAGGGCGAAGAAATAGTGATTGACAGCTATCATTTTGTAATTGAAGAGGCCACAAATAAGAAAATAGAATTGGTTAAATTGACAATAAAAGAGTGA
- a CDS encoding peptidylprolyl isomerase, protein MAVLAKIRQRSALLIGVIALALFAFIIQDLIGKGTFSQSSKDVGSIDGKDISFEDFRVKVSNVEKSGQGVTSTEAANRVWDQEVSIALLSSQFDKLGLRVGEKHLLEVLKSDPNIGKNPMFLNAAGAFDVAKFKEYFKANPEAAQYISEKEKDAELNAKFQIYSTLVKAGLYTTASEGKLKYEMEANKVNFAYAAALYSSIKDSEVKISDSEIVDYMKKNEKKFKADATREIQYVLVEDKASKEDEAEIKAKITALLNGRVEYNAKTGKNDTLPGFRNATNIAEFVNSNSDVPYDSTYVPKNALPAVDADKLFSLPAGAIYGPYVYGRYYAISKSLGFKAGVNAKASHILIGYEGSQTPNQKEKRTKEEAKAKAEEILAQVQANPDSFMMLAFTSSDDSSAQQGGDLGYFGPNQMVKPFNDFVFNNGIGKVGLVETPFGFHIIKITDKQDGIRLATIAQKIEPSEATSDKVFTLATKFEMDAANKDFNATAKELGLKVAPPVTAKAMDEAFGPLGNQRNIIRWAYDKETSKGDVKRFEIANIGHVIAQYKSENKSGLVSVTVARPYVESILKNKKKAEMLKAKMTGSTIEAVAKSAGVAVQQAADVTMDNPVLPGGVGQEPKVVGNAFALTANKISAPIEGNTGVYVVKNISTVKAPAIANHAEYVAKVKAQSASDASRILPALKANAKIEDNRLQFNY, encoded by the coding sequence ATGGCAGTTTTAGCAAAAATTAGACAGCGTTCCGCTTTATTGATAGGAGTTATTGCACTTGCATTATTTGCATTTATAATACAAGATCTAATCGGTAAAGGAACATTTAGTCAAAGTTCAAAGGATGTGGGAAGCATCGACGGAAAAGATATTTCTTTTGAAGACTTTAGAGTTAAAGTTAGTAATGTTGAAAAAAGTGGTCAAGGAGTTACTTCCACTGAAGCTGCAAACAGAGTTTGGGATCAAGAAGTTTCAATCGCATTATTATCTTCTCAGTTTGATAAATTAGGATTAAGAGTAGGTGAGAAACACTTACTTGAAGTTTTAAAATCAGATCCAAATATTGGTAAAAACCCAATGTTCCTAAATGCTGCTGGTGCTTTTGATGTAGCTAAATTTAAAGAATACTTTAAAGCTAATCCTGAAGCAGCACAATATATTTCTGAAAAAGAAAAAGACGCTGAATTAAACGCAAAATTCCAAATCTACAGCACATTAGTAAAAGCAGGTCTTTATACTACAGCTAGCGAAGGAAAATTGAAATATGAAATGGAAGCTAACAAAGTAAACTTTGCTTATGCTGCTGCATTATATTCTTCTATTAAAGATAGCGAAGTAAAAATTTCTGATTCAGAAATTGTAGATTATATGAAGAAAAACGAGAAAAAATTCAAAGCGGATGCAACTCGTGAAATTCAATATGTTTTAGTAGAAGACAAAGCTTCAAAAGAAGACGAAGCTGAAATTAAAGCTAAAATCACTGCTCTTTTAAACGGAAGAGTAGAATATAACGCAAAAACAGGTAAAAACGATACTTTGCCAGGTTTTAGAAACGCAACCAACATTGCAGAATTTGTAAACTCAAATTCTGATGTTCCTTACGATTCTACTTATGTTCCTAAAAATGCTTTACCGGCTGTTGATGCTGATAAATTATTCAGCTTACCAGCAGGAGCAATTTACGGACCATATGTTTACGGAAGATATTATGCTATTTCTAAATCTTTAGGATTTAAAGCTGGTGTTAACGCAAAAGCAAGTCATATTTTAATTGGTTACGAAGGATCTCAAACTCCAAACCAAAAAGAAAAAAGAACTAAAGAAGAAGCTAAAGCTAAAGCAGAAGAAATTTTGGCTCAGGTTCAGGCAAATCCGGATAGTTTCATGATGTTGGCTTTTACAAGTTCTGATGATTCATCTGCACAACAAGGTGGTGATTTAGGATATTTTGGTCCAAACCAAATGGTAAAACCATTCAATGATTTTGTATTCAATAACGGAATTGGAAAAGTTGGTTTAGTAGAAACTCCTTTTGGATTTCACATTATCAAAATTACTGATAAACAAGACGGAATTCGTTTAGCTACAATTGCTCAAAAAATTGAGCCTTCTGAAGCTACTTCTGATAAAGTATTTACATTAGCAACTAAATTCGAAATGGATGCTGCTAATAAAGATTTTAATGCTACAGCAAAAGAGTTAGGTTTAAAAGTAGCTCCTCCTGTAACTGCAAAAGCTATGGATGAAGCGTTTGGTCCTTTAGGAAACCAACGTAACATTATTAGATGGGCTTACGACAAAGAAACTAGCAAAGGTGACGTAAAACGTTTCGAAATTGCTAATATTGGTCACGTAATTGCTCAGTACAAAAGCGAAAACAAATCAGGTTTAGTTTCTGTAACAGTGGCAAGACCTTATGTTGAGTCAATCTTGAAAAACAAGAAAAAAGCTGAAATGTTAAAAGCTAAAATGACAGGTTCTACAATCGAAGCTGTTGCTAAAAGCGCTGGCGTAGCAGTTCAACAAGCAGCTGATGTTACTATGGATAACCCAGTTTTACCTGGTGGAGTTGGGCAAGAGCCTAAAGTTGTTGGTAATGCATTCGCATTAACTGCAAATAAAATTTCTGCTCCAATTGAAGGTAATACCGGAGTATATGTTGTAAAAAACATTAGTACTGTAAAAGCTCCTGCAATTGCTAACCATGCAGAATATGTTGCTAAAGTAAAAGCTCAAAGCGCATCTGATGCAAGCAGAATTTTACCAGCTTTGAAAGCTAATGCTAAAATTGAAGATAACAGATTACAATTTAACTACTAG
- a CDS encoding GYDIA family GHMP kinase, giving the protein MKTTFYSNGKLLITGEYLVLDGARAFALPTKFGQNLIVENSTNQEIQWKSYDSDEHLWYEDTILFSEIRNNVDSKIETVKTTLIQILHEAYLLNPDFINNSEGYKISTQLTFPKKWGLGTSSTLLNNIAQWANIDAFTLLRNSFGGSGYDIACAQNDNPIVYRLEQNLPVVETVNFSPDFTQNIYFVYLNKKQNSKAAINAYYNNKNQHLAHNIIDNNKITDIILNAKTVKEFALAVENHEIHMSDILEIRTIKEVAFPDFKGVVKSLGAWGGDFVMAIAKENPKDYFISKGYETILTYDEMILQQ; this is encoded by the coding sequence ATGAAAACAACTTTTTATAGTAACGGAAAACTCCTGATTACAGGCGAATATTTAGTTTTAGATGGCGCCAGGGCTTTTGCATTACCCACAAAATTTGGACAAAATTTAATTGTAGAAAATAGCACCAATCAGGAGATTCAATGGAAAAGTTACGATTCTGATGAGCACCTTTGGTACGAAGACACGATCTTATTTTCCGAAATTAGAAATAATGTCGATTCAAAAATAGAAACTGTAAAAACGACTTTAATTCAGATTTTACATGAAGCGTATCTTTTAAACCCTGATTTTATAAATAATTCAGAAGGATATAAAATCAGCACTCAACTTACATTTCCTAAAAAATGGGGACTTGGTACTTCTTCTACTTTATTAAACAATATCGCTCAATGGGCCAACATTGATGCTTTTACACTCTTAAGAAACAGTTTTGGAGGAAGCGGTTATGATATTGCCTGCGCACAAAACGACAATCCGATTGTGTATCGCCTTGAACAGAACTTACCGGTTGTAGAAACAGTAAACTTTAGTCCTGATTTTACCCAAAACATTTATTTTGTTTACCTCAATAAAAAACAAAATAGCAAAGCAGCCATTAATGCTTATTACAATAATAAAAACCAACATTTAGCCCATAATATTATTGATAATAATAAAATCACCGATATTATTCTAAATGCAAAAACCGTAAAAGAATTTGCCCTTGCAGTAGAAAATCATGAAATTCACATGAGTGACATTCTTGAAATACGCACTATAAAAGAAGTTGCTTTTCCGGATTTCAAAGGCGTTGTCAAAAGTCTTGGAGCCTGGGGTGGCGATTTTGTAATGGCAATTGCAAAAGAGAATCCAAAAGATTATTTTATTTCAAAAGGATACGAAACCATTCTTACTTATGATGAAATGATATTACAGCAATAA
- a CDS encoding hydroxymethylglutaryl-CoA reductase, degradative, whose product MNNAVAGFSKLSKKEKINWIANTYFSSPEEALNIIRNYTNSDEKLQQLHDEFIENTLTNLYIPLGVAPNFLINGKYRTIPMAIEESSVVAAASKAAKYWSTRGGFKATVIDTEKIGQVHFTFNGDAQKLQSFFDQIKPNFFSDTQSITKNMQQRGGGILDIKLKDKRSLLENYFQLHATFETKDSMGANFINSCLEQFATTLKEEFQNSDLFSEDETLKVVMSILSNYVPNCIVRAEVSCPIEDLTEKHIPNPQEFAERFLQAVQIAEVEPFRAVTHNKGIMNGVDAVILATGNDFRAVEAGVHAYASKNGQYASLSHAKIEDGIFTFWLEIPLALGTVGGLTSLHPLVKLCFDILEKPSAKELMQIVAVAGLAQNFAALRSLTTTGIQEGHMKMHLNNIINQFEATEEERRLIKSHFKKNAVSHSAVVEFIETIRK is encoded by the coding sequence ATGAACAACGCTGTTGCCGGATTTTCTAAATTATCCAAAAAAGAAAAAATAAACTGGATCGCCAATACCTATTTTTCAAGCCCTGAAGAAGCACTAAATATTATAAGAAATTACACAAATTCAGACGAAAAGCTGCAGCAGTTGCATGACGAATTCATCGAAAACACCCTTACAAACCTTTATATTCCACTTGGAGTTGCTCCTAATTTTTTAATCAACGGAAAATACAGAACGATTCCAATGGCAATTGAGGAAAGTTCTGTGGTTGCAGCGGCCTCAAAAGCAGCAAAATACTGGTCAACACGTGGAGGTTTTAAAGCAACTGTAATTGATACCGAAAAAATTGGTCAGGTTCACTTTACTTTCAACGGAGACGCACAAAAACTACAATCTTTCTTTGATCAGATAAAACCAAATTTTTTCTCTGACACGCAAAGCATTACCAAAAATATGCAACAACGTGGCGGGGGAATTTTAGATATAAAACTAAAAGACAAAAGAAGTTTATTAGAGAATTACTTTCAACTTCACGCTACTTTTGAGACCAAAGACAGCATGGGAGCTAATTTTATCAACTCTTGTCTGGAGCAATTTGCGACTACTTTAAAAGAGGAATTTCAAAATTCTGATTTATTTTCAGAAGATGAAACACTAAAAGTAGTGATGAGTATTTTGTCTAATTATGTTCCTAATTGTATTGTTAGAGCCGAAGTTTCATGCCCTATCGAAGATTTAACCGAAAAACATATTCCAAATCCGCAAGAATTTGCAGAGCGTTTTTTACAAGCTGTACAAATTGCCGAAGTCGAACCTTTTAGAGCCGTAACCCATAACAAAGGAATCATGAACGGAGTTGATGCCGTAATTCTGGCAACCGGAAATGACTTTAGAGCTGTTGAAGCCGGAGTTCATGCCTACGCTTCAAAAAATGGTCAATATGCCAGTTTATCTCATGCTAAAATCGAAGACGGAATTTTTACTTTCTGGCTCGAAATTCCTTTAGCATTAGGAACCGTTGGTGGATTAACCTCTTTACATCCTTTGGTAAAATTATGTTTTGACATCCTCGAAAAACCATCTGCAAAAGAATTAATGCAAATTGTTGCCGTTGCTGGTTTGGCGCAAAACTTTGCCGCATTGCGATCACTAACTACAACCGGAATTCAGGAAGGTCACATGAAGATGCACCTAAACAATATCATCAATCAATTTGAAGCAACCGAAGAAGAGCGTCGTTTAATTAAATCTCATTTTAAGAAAAACGCCGTATCTCATAGCGCCGTTGTAGAATTTATCGAAACCATACGCAAATAA
- a CDS encoding S9 family peptidase, translating into MNTSKITVILLFLVATVFGQQKITVEDIYSGAFRAKGMDELQSLKNTDQYTVLNVDQASRSMQIDLYDFATLKKVSNLIDTKNHKDLADGIDSYTFDASEKKILIACNTNKIFRHSFTADYFLYDITTKSLTKLFNFQVQEPTFSPDGTKIAYAKENNLYVYDVASKKSTAVTTDGKKNAIINGITDWVYEEEFAFVRAFDWSKDSKKLAYIRFDESQVPEFSMSMFHKDLYPTIETFKYPKAGEKNSVVSLHIYDAATNSTKKVALDNYNDFYIARLQWTNDNNVLSAQVLNRHQDNLDLLFVDGTTAVAKVVLNEKDKAYVDVTDNLTFLKDNSFIWTSEKDGFNHIYVYDKTGKLKNQVTKGNWEVVSYYGFDEKNKTIFYQSTENGSINRDIYRIGLDGKNKVRLTSKVGTSVATFSPNFQFFINTFSSASQPTTYTLNESKTGKEIQVIENNEALAAKLKSYNLPTKEFFVLKTAKGNELNAWILKPKDFDPSKKYPVFMYQYSGPGSQQVNNDWNNSDDYWFASLTQQGYIVACIDGRGTGFKGADFKKVTQKELGKYEVQDQIDAAKVIGAYPYVDAARIGIFGWSYGGFMASNCIFQGNDVFKMAIAVAPVTNWRFYDSVYTERYMQTPQENASGYDQNSPINHVSKLKGKFLLIHGSGDDNVHVQNSMQMMEALIQANKQFDSQIYPDKNHGIYGGATRIQLYNKMTNFIKENL; encoded by the coding sequence ATGAATACGAGTAAAATTACTGTAATACTTTTATTTTTAGTGGCTACTGTTTTTGGTCAACAAAAAATTACTGTCGAAGATATTTATAGCGGAGCATTTCGTGCAAAAGGAATGGATGAGCTGCAATCGCTAAAGAATACCGACCAATACACAGTTTTAAATGTAGATCAGGCCAGTAGAAGTATGCAAATTGATTTATACGATTTTGCTACGCTAAAAAAAGTATCGAACTTAATTGATACTAAAAATCATAAGGATCTTGCTGATGGAATTGATAGCTATACTTTTGATGCTTCTGAAAAAAAGATCCTAATTGCATGTAATACAAATAAAATCTTTCGTCACTCTTTTACGGCAGATTATTTTTTATACGATATAACAACAAAATCACTTACAAAACTTTTTAATTTTCAGGTTCAGGAACCAACTTTTTCGCCTGACGGAACTAAAATTGCTTATGCTAAAGAAAATAATCTTTATGTATATGATGTAGCTTCAAAAAAATCTACAGCAGTTACAACCGATGGAAAGAAAAATGCAATCATTAATGGTATTACGGATTGGGTTTATGAAGAAGAATTTGCTTTTGTCCGGGCTTTTGACTGGAGTAAAGACAGTAAAAAACTAGCCTACATTCGTTTTGATGAAAGCCAGGTTCCGGAATTTTCGATGTCGATGTTCCATAAAGACTTATATCCAACTATCGAAACGTTCAAATATCCTAAAGCAGGAGAGAAAAATTCGGTAGTTTCATTACATATATATGATGCAGCTACAAATAGCACTAAAAAGGTAGCATTAGATAATTATAATGACTTTTATATTGCAAGGTTACAATGGACAAATGATAATAACGTATTATCGGCTCAGGTTTTAAACCGCCATCAGGATAATCTTGATCTACTGTTTGTTGACGGGACTACAGCTGTTGCAAAAGTGGTTCTAAATGAAAAAGACAAAGCGTATGTTGATGTTACAGACAATTTGACTTTCTTAAAAGATAATAGCTTTATCTGGACAAGCGAAAAAGACGGTTTTAATCATATTTATGTATATGATAAAACAGGAAAACTTAAAAATCAGGTTACAAAAGGAAACTGGGAAGTTGTATCTTACTACGGTTTCGACGAAAAAAACAAAACTATTTTCTACCAATCTACAGAAAATGGTTCTATCAACAGAGATATCTACAGAATTGGTTTAGACGGAAAAAACAAAGTACGTTTAACATCGAAAGTGGGAACAAGTGTAGCTACTTTTAGTCCTAACTTTCAATTTTTTATCAATACTTTCTCAAGCGCATCTCAGCCTACGACTTATACTTTAAATGAGTCTAAAACGGGTAAAGAGATTCAGGTTATCGAAAACAATGAGGCTCTTGCTGCTAAATTGAAAAGCTATAATTTGCCAACAAAAGAATTTTTTGTTTTAAAAACGGCTAAAGGAAACGAATTGAACGCCTGGATTTTGAAACCAAAAGATTTTGATCCTTCAAAAAAATATCCTGTTTTCATGTACCAATATTCTGGTCCGGGATCTCAGCAGGTAAACAATGATTGGAATAATTCTGATGATTATTGGTTTGCCTCACTTACGCAACAAGGTTATATTGTAGCTTGTATCGACGGAAGAGGAACTGGTTTTAAAGGTGCTGATTTCAAAAAAGTTACTCAAAAAGAATTAGGGAAATACGAAGTTCAGGATCAGATTGATGCTGCTAAAGTAATTGGAGCTTATCCTTATGTTGATGCTGCAAGAATTGGAATCTTTGGATGGAGTTACGGCGGATTTATGGCTTCGAACTGTATTTTTCAGGGGAATGACGTATTTAAAATGGCGATTGCAGTTGCTCCGGTAACCAACTGGCGTTTTTACGACAGCGTTTATACAGAAAGATACATGCAGACTCCACAGGAAAATGCAAGCGGATACGATCAAAACTCTCCAATAAACCATGTTAGTAAATTAAAAGGTAAGTTTTTATTGATTCATGGATCAGGTGATGATAACGTTCATGTGCAGAACTCTATGCAAATGATGGAAGCGCTGATTCAGGCGAATAAACAATTTGATTCTCAGATATATCCGGATAAAAATCATGGTATTTATGGCGGTGCAACGAGAATTCAGCTTTATAATAAAATGACTAACTTTATCAAAGAAAATTTATAA